A stretch of Arachis hypogaea cultivar Tifrunner chromosome 15, arahy.Tifrunner.gnm2.J5K5, whole genome shotgun sequence DNA encodes these proteins:
- the LOC112748740 gene encoding uncharacterized protein At2g29880-like: protein MPNKENKTTEANQPSKDNLRWSDEMDEVLLNALVEEALKGNRHDGSWTTEAYANVVKTLSIAIDPHITKNHIKNRMKTLKDHFAEAYDLFHHLSEFAWNPVIRQFEAEEEVWQYFIKEKPHAKKWKKMQIKHYDTLKLFGADRATGKGAATSRERIQQLDRDPIDLNDSFENIRFSDIDINMGHDTPTFSANLDSPSAPHSQPNQLGGTSTSRGTKHKSPMNDFLEAQYEKVVLGITTMADAVDKPRFDACFCLIP from the exons AtgccaaataaagaaaataaaacaacagaagctAATCAACCTTCTAAAGACAACTTAAGATGGTCTGATGAGATGGATGAAGTTCTGCTGAATGCATTAGTAGAAGAAGCATTGAAAGGTAATAGACACGATGGCTCGTGGACAACTGAAGCATATGCCAATGTTGTGAAGACTTTGAGTATAGCAATAGATCCACACATAACAAAGAATCACATTAAGAATAGAATGAAGACATTGAAAGATCATTTTGCTGAGGCATATGACTTATTTCATCACTTAAGTGAATTTGCGTGGAATCCTGTTATTAGACAGTTTGAAGCTGAAGAAGAAGTGTGGCAATACTTTATTAAG GAGAAACCACATgcaaaaaaatggaagaaaatgcaAATTAAGCATTATGATACTTTGAAGTTGTTTGGAGCTGATAGAGCTACCGGTAAAGGGGCTGCTACTTCACGAGAAAGAATTCAACAACTTGATAGAGATCCCATTGATTTGAATGACTCATTTGAAAATATTAGATTTTCTGACATAGATATTAATATGGGACATGATACCCCAACATTTTCTGCTAATTTAGATTCACCAAGTGCTCCTCATAGTCAGCCAAATCAATTAGGTGGGACTTCAAcgtcaagaggaacaaagcataaGTCTCCTATGAATGATTTTTTGGAGGCACAATATGAGAAAGTTGTTTTGGGAATTACTACCATGGCCGATGCTGTTGACAAACCCcgatttgacg cctgtTTCTGtctgattccataa
- the LOC140179290 gene encoding uncharacterized protein, translating into MFLMKYFIIVDSNPFFKDCIGAIDGTHSRVKVPRMEAPRKFYLDDVGFMLKPGILTPYIGIQYHLKEYSVCELQNPKELFKRCFGVLKKRFPIIAGDTEPYYSFETMRDIFLACCILHNFFMGVDVDQSIIDAVNRELLQKCNIDRSQSNQQCDEEYRYTAMLRDNIAAEMWNVYQTL; encoded by the exons ATGTTCCTTATGAAATACTTCATAATAGTCGATTCTAATCCATTTTTCAAG GATTGCATTGGAGCCATAGATGGTACTCATAGTCGTGTGAAGGTACCAAGGATGGAAGCCCCTC GAAAATTTTATCTAGACGATGTTGGATTTATGTTAAAGCCTGGGATACTTACACCATATATAGGTATTCAGTATCATCTAAAAGAGTATTCAGTATGTGAGCTCCAAAATCCAAAAGAACTATTCAAAAGATGTTTCGGAGTTCTAAAGAAAAGATTCCCAATTATAGCTGGCGATACAGAACCTTATTATTCATTTGAAACTATGAGAGACATTTTTTTGGCATGTTGTATATTGCATAACTTTTTTATGGGTGTCGATGTTGATCAATCTATAATTGATGCAGTTAACCGAGAATTGCTACAAAAATGCAACATAGATAGATCACAATCAAATCAACAATGTGATGAGGAATATAGATATACAGCAATGCTACGAGATAATATTGCAGCTGAAATGTGGAATGTGTATCAAACTTTATGA